From the Theileria equi strain WA chromosome 4 map unlocalized gcontig_1105316255041, whole genome shotgun sequence genome, one window contains:
- a CDS encoding hypothetical protein (encoded by transcript BEWA_048400A): MNFLALLCIIFLSRLCGSTGPQNPGRSDSIRSLELQIDASLFSTDRLDDNGIPVLKCVARANTRSYSFHCGPETIWTGNGEDVCTSALMYIEGGKPVLVTLQVKNDDNEGVVFLYHTGDEWIQDGDRHRLKLKELQGIAQAKAHIEKSRYESPWEPGTVDISSFDYPNYRVIDVDIDGVPSRILMMNPGTTVTRIVDGGTEVWKDVSPGVNCLYCIQHLQNNEPKMMSIVVCKPDGLFQVFREYKKTAGTLSKIGIGDKRGWNPSGNDYLDRVSTLKVDSGTPSRIPIDISSDEDTEKFKIIRYEQYGVTVKFFVARPGYIIDKVMDGTNDKWAVKDGYLCFMCEVHTKNNYSLVRTHLKHDKIVGYLSMEKKKGEWKNLSAWEHTLRFNQLYKKGANAVKRETTPVNAPPYILDLVNPDKKKTDLDGNTNGGVDCKTFAPKDGHRISSVVENGTPIWTASGNSERCEYVTWLSKDKSNFLALDIQECSGAKTKHFEKVGRAWTCITSKTFTVKVKAIMEVGGEYGSPRKPLNTTPCILDLDNPDESTIGFHREMTSGVNISRYFPTDGYHISSIKKGKVPVWICLDGEKCEYVTVSSKGDSILVSLDVSGAKKEYLELTGGSWKEITKEDYDAKCKAMANVSTESPRVKSMPTGYHSKMKDVSTENSRVKNVPTNDHSRTKDVSTDKPRVKNVSTDHLRVKDILADKRSKRESVPTENLRAAPVKNSRIPLSEESTASLSRFSKEVNWEERMPFTSLPSGPITMDVANLCSQNYNHFDYIYDDNYIRLFIPNEGVTVAKLVDGEHFIWMARPDERFEFAKAYINESNKPVLLVINKSDMFGISHLRYRKTWTKWMACQDYSNELDKLKVPVETTRKFFIDLEDEEDTEECIVFKERLLRVLTRHFFPKPGCLAKGIIHNGVTVWAAAEHEKCIACDFYPRRKENSLLVVIIKTDRKEYKYFELVGKVWTPITSCEFSERIRYVNRLSVNVDTLLFSVKESCSNGIPILHCMSKGEKISEFVCASETIWKGTGNDSCLNALVYFLGDEPRVVVLKVIENTREVVLYLYKNGDEWENDKAGAKAMLEQLEKTYGYTMQKPDEPLEVGEKVAVHATVTDENQRLNFSGNVDIEDVLGQEIFNCRETSNYNKSAVRARYGRINCSQQLEKLDEYSDIGRSESDALWNEIVHALNGGNVEIESPIGGKKKAEDLEQDVPYNGLDEIINWSHSEDWSMEQIYVEPRDNFTYYPSNLMIPDKGPSGKCAMKNKMITPLFFPTFNSGSIINVSKYNPTFYNLYDYYLDDVITRLIVPWSGTKMTSLSYGRDVIWNAGEGESLVYATIHLRETVPVLVYILKNSPSANKTETIMNNGFEWRPIGNYMAALKKFPRPNIAKLDFAMDLTYPDNGKVKVFDTVLDGIKTRLFVPRLGFRADLVNHGGTILWRSPEYEYARVKSRWRVVLVRAYLRGDTCFLVKMTLKERRGSFSSINYIHLNGRWIEVSQRESERAKWALRTFGDVREWPTRHF, encoded by the coding sequence ATGAACTTTCTCGCGCTACTCTGCATAATATTCCTATCTAGACTCTGTGGTTCGACTGGTCCTCAAAATCCCGGGAGGAGCGACTCCATCAGGTCTCTGGAATTGCAAATAGACGCCTCGCTATTCTCGACTGATAGGTTGGACGATAACGGCATTCCAGTCttgaaatgtgtagcaCGGGCGAACACGCGCTCATACAGCTTCCACTGCGGACCAGAGACCATCTGGACCGGCAATGGAGAAGACGTTTGTACGTCGGCTCTGATGTACATTGAGGGTGGGAAACCGGTTCTGGTAACGTTACAGGTTaagaatgatgataatgaaGGGGTCGTCTTCCTCTATCACACTGGAGATGAATGGATACAAGACGGTGATCGGCATAGACTAAAGCTCAAGGAACTGCAAGGCATTGCCCAAGCAAAAGCCCACATTGAAAAGAGTCGATACGAATCGCCATGGGAGCCTGGAACTGTCGACATCTCCAGCTTTGACTACCCTAACTACAGGGTGATTGATGTGGACATTGACGGAGTCCCGTCCAGAATCCTCATGATGAACCCAGGCACAACCGTAACAAGAATTGTAGATGGTGGCACTGAAGTTTGGAAGGACGTATCGCCCGGTGTCAACTGTTTGTACTGCATACAACACCTGCAGAATAACGAACCAAAGATGATGAGCATTGTGGTATGCAAGCCAGATGGCCTCTTCCAGGTCTTTAGAGAGTATAAAAAGACAGCAGGTACATTAAGCAAGATTGGTATTGGCGATAAAAGGGGATGGAATCCGTCTGGAAATGATTATCTCGACCGAGTTTCTACCCTAAAAGTTGACTCTGGAACTCCTTCCAGGATCCctatagatatttcttcagACGAGGATACCGAGAAGTTCAAGATTATAAGGTACGAACAGTATGGCGTTACTGTCAAATTCTTTGTGGCGAGGCCGGGCTATATTATAGACAAGGTGATGGATGGCACGAATGATAAATGGGCTGTCAAGGACGGTTACCTATGCTTTATGTGCGAAGTACACACCAAGAATAATTACTCGCTGGTAAGAacacatttaaaacatGACAAGATTGTTGGATACCTCTCcatggaaaagaagaaaggtgaatggaagaacCTTAGTGCCTGGGAACACACTTTGAGATTTAATCAATTGTATAAAAAAGGTGCCAATGCTGTTAAAAGAGAGACTACTCCTGTAAATGCGCCGCCGTACATTCTAGATTTGGTAAACCCAGATAAGAAAAAGACGGACTTGGATGGGAATACAAACGGGGGAGTTGATTGCAAAACGTTTgctccaaaggatggtCATCGTATCTCCTCTgttgtagagaatggaacTCCTATTTGGACGGCTTCTGGAAATAGTGAAAGGTGTGAATACGTGACTTGGCTATCAAAGGACAAGTCGAATTTTCTTGCCTTGGATATTCAAGAATGCAGTGGTGCCAAGACTAAACATTTCGAAAAGGTCGGTAGAGCATGGACTTGCATTACATCCAAGACATTCACCGTTAAAGTAAAGGCGATAATGGAAGTGGGTGGTGAATATGGATCTCCGCGAAAACCGCTAAATACGACTCCCTGCATTCTTGATTTGGATAATCCGGACGAATCAACGATTGGTTTCCACAGAGAGATGACTTCTGGAGTGAACATTAGCAGATATTTCCCTACGGACGGCTACCATATATCCTCGATTAAAAAGGGAAAGGTGCCAGTTTGGATTTGTCTTGATGGTGAAAAGTGCGAATATGTAACTGTGTCCTCGAAAGGCGATTCTATTCTGGTTAGTCTAGACGTTAGCGGCGCGAAAAAGGAGTACCTGGAGCTGACTGGCGGATCATGGAAAGAAATTACAAAAGAAGACTACGATGCCAAATGCAAGGCAATGGCAAATGTTTCTACCGAAAGCCCTAGAGTGAAGAGTATGCCTACTGGTTATCATTCCAAAATGAAGGACGTTTCTACCGAGAACTCTAGAGTGAAGAATGTGCCTACTAATGATCATTCCAGAACGAAGGATGTTTCTACTGATAAGCCTAGAGTGAAGAATGTATCCACCGACCATCTCAGAGTGAAGGATATACTTGCTGACAAGCGTTCTAAAAGGGAAAGTGTGCCTACCGAGAACCTTAGGGCTGCTCCAGTTAAGAATTCCAGAATTCCTCTCTcagaagaatctacagCATCTCTCAGTAGATTCTCCAAAGAGGTCAATTGGGAAGAGAGGATGCCATTCACGAGCTTGCCTAGTGGCCCAATTACCATGGATGTTGCCAACCTATGCTCTCAAAACTACAACCACTTTGACTATATCTACGACGATAACTACATTAGGCTCTTTATACCAAATGAGGGCGTGACTGTCGCCAAGTTGGTGGATGGAGAACATTTTATATGGATGGCTAGACCTGATGAAAGGTTTGAGTTTGCCAAGGCATACATCAATGAGAGCAACAAGCCTGTGCTCCTGGTTATTAACAAGAGCGACATGTTTGGAATTAGCCACTTACGTTACAGAAAGACTTGGACAAAATGGATGGCATGCCAAGACTACAGCAATGAACTGGACAAGCTCAAGGTTCCCGTAGAAACAACTAGAAAATTTTTCATTGACCTGGAGGATGAGGAGGATACGGAAGAATGCATAGTATTCAAAGAACGACTTCTCAGGGTCCTTACAAGACACTTTTTTCCAAAGCCTGGATGTCTTGCCAAGGGGATCATTCACAATGGAGTTACGGTATGGGCTGCCGCCGAACATGAAAAGTGCATTGCTTGCGATTTTTATCCCAGGAGGAAGGAAAACTCACTCCTCGTTGTCATTATTAAAACTGACAGAAAAGAgtacaagtactttgaacTTGTGGGCAAGGTGTGGACTCCAATTACGAGCTGTGAATTCTCCGAGAGGATACGATACGTGAACAGATTGTCCGTAAACGTCGATACATTGCTCTTTTCTGTAAAGGAGTCTTGCTCCAACGGGATACCAATTCTGCATTGCATGTCCAAGGGAGAAAAAATATCTGAATTCGTCTGCGCTTCAGAGACTATTTGGAAGGGCACAGGGAATGACAGCTGTCTCAATGCACTGGTTTACTTCCTGGGAGATGAGCCCAGGGTGGTTGTCTTAAAGGTTATAGAGAATACCAGAGAGGTCGTGCTTTATCTGTACAAGAACGGCGACGAATGGGAAAATGACAAGGCTGGTGCTAAGGCCATGCTGGAGCAACTAGAGAAGACGTACGGATACACCATGCAAAAACCTGATGAGCCTCTAGAGGTAGGGGAAAAGGTCGCAGTGCATGCCACAGTGACTGACGAGAACCAGAGGCTCAATTTCTCTGGAAATGTTGACATCGAGGATGTCCTCGGACAAGAGATTTTTAATTGTAGAGAAACTTCCAATTATAATAAATCTGCCGTTAGAGCGAGATACGGCAGAATAAATTGCTCCCAACAGCTAGAAAAGTTGGATGAATATAGCGATATTGGTCGCTCTGAAAGCGATGCACTGTGGAATGAGATTGTGCATGCGCTCAATGGAGGCAATGTTGAAATTGAATCTCCAATTGGTGGTAAGAAAAAGGCGGAGGATCTTGAACAAGACGTCCCTTACAACGGTCTGGATGAGATTATCAACTGGTCGCACTCAGAGGATTGGTCCATGGAACAAATTTATGTGGAACCTAGGGATAATTTTACATATTATCCCTCAAATCTCATGATCCCTGATAAGGGTCCGAGTGGTAAATGTGCCATGAAGAATAAGATGATAACACCTCTCTTCTTTCCAACATTTAACAGCGGAAGCATCATCAATGTCTCAAAGTATAATCCAACCTTCTACAACCTTTACGATTACTACCTTGACGATGTGATCACGAGGCTAATTGTTCCTTGGAGTGGGACCAAGATGACAAGCCTGAGTTACGGTAGAGATGTCATATGGAATGCAGGGGAAGGAGAGAGTTTGGTCTATGCCACGATCCATCTGAGGGAGACTGTACCAGTCCTGgtctacattttaaaaaacaGTCCCTCTGCGAATAAAACTGAGACGATTATGAACAACGGCTTTGAATGGAGGCCAATAGGAAACTACATGGCTGCATTAAAGAAGTTCCCTAGACCTAATATAGCCAAATTGGACTTTGCCATGGATCTCACCTACCCGGACAATGGCAAGGTAAAGGTCTTTGACACGGTCCTTGACGGAATAAAGACTCGACTGTTCGTTCCAAGGCTGGGATTCCGCGCCGACCTGGTTAATCATGGCGgtaccatcctttggaggTCCCCAGAGTATGAGTATGCAAGGGTAAAGTCTCGGTGGAGGGTCGTCCTTGTGAGGGCCTACCTGAGGGGCGATACCTGCTTCCTCGTCAAGATGACATTAAAGGAAAGGCGTGGCTCATTCAGCTCCATCAACTACATCCATTTGAACGGTCGATGGATTGAAGTCAGCCAGCGCGAGTCCGAAAGAGCAAAGTGGGCACTTAGGACTTTTGGAGATGTGCGGGAATGGCCCACTagacatttttaa
- a CDS encoding signal peptide containing protein (encoded by transcript BEWA_048410A), which translates to MNALAVLSFILWIHKSLSIYPVLEEEVGFVRGGIENANSNYSYPQNLKGRIPPTLSSYGYPEENVQWTVDQSSGFTKTPYGTINYPTYWENSESKHVPQEHEYEVCTLDRATRIRGASEPTIKREDIECVLCTVGNGIKTGVSYAIETGKAVVECVKPYVCDFVEAGVRHASNFLEEKAPTLHEGLTYAAPIVKGVVKGTAKVTAKVATAATNYAVEKAPAVGEAIIDVTTDALNYVCDAVPVVKDKIISGATNAVDSTKDYIAEKAPIVRDKILDGAAFAMDNAKVYIAEKAPVVRDRILDGANFAVESTKDYIAEKAPIFTDKIVSGANCAVYSARDYISENVPVVAGKVLGGINYTGKVPYTVVPTAPPMYLDVQNTGTYAPPSYRRETGVPGLSYGKPVPRNARKASHDLIDEMDYLFDDSDPGPW; encoded by the exons atGAATGCCCTGGCAGTTTTGTCATTTATACTATGGATCCATAAGTCGCTTTCCATTTACCCCGTTCTAGAGGAAGAAGTAGGATTTGTCCGAGGAGGAATAGAGAATGCAAACTCGAACTATTCCTACCCTCAAAATCTAAAGGGGAGAATCCCTCCTACCCTGTCGAGCTACG GCTATCCGGAAGAAAATGTGCAATGGACTGTAGACCAGTCTTCGGGGTTTACAAAGACTCCCTATGGAACCATCAACTATCCAACTTACTGGGAAAATTCTGAAAGTAAACACGTACCGCAAGAGCATGAATACGAGGTGTGTACCCTAGACAGGGCGACGAGAATTAGAGGTGCCTCTGAACCCACGATCAAGAGAGAAGATATTGAATGTGTTCTTTGTACCGTTGGGAATGGAATAAAGACTGGCGTAAGTTACGCCATAGAAACTGGTAAGGCTGTTGTCGAGTGCGTTAAGCCGTACGTTTGCGATTTCGTGGAGGCCGGCGTACGGCATGCATCGAATTTTCTGGAAGAAAAAGCTCCAACTTTGCATGAGGGATTAACCTACGCTGCTCCTATAGTCAAGGGCGTCGTAAAGGGCACGGCCAAAGTAACTGCAAAAGTAGCAACTGCCGCCACAAACTACGCCGTGGAGAAAGCGCCCGCAGTCGGAGAGGCGATCATTGATGTAACTACAGATGCACTCAATTACGTTTGTGACGCCGTTCCTGTTGTCAAGGATAAGATCATTAGCGGAGCAACTAATGCAGTGGATAGTACAAAAGACTACATTGCAGAAAAGGCACCCATTGTTAGGGACAAGATTCTAGATGGAGCGGCTTTTGCCATGGATAATGCAAAGGTTTATATTGCTGAGAAGGCTCCAGTCGTTAGAGATAGGATTTTAGATGGAGCCAATTTTGCTGTAGAAAGTACAAAAGACTACATTGCAGAAAAGGCACCCATCTTCACAGATAAAATCGTAAGTGGAGCCAACTGCGCAGTGTATAGTGCCAGAGATTACATTTCAGAAAATGTGCCAGTCGTGGCAGGGAAAGTTTTGGGAGGAATAAACTACACCGGCAAAGTTCCATATACAGTTGTGCCAACTGCTCCTCCAATGTACCTTGATGTCCAGAATACCGGAACATACGCTCCACCGAGCTACAGGCGTGAGACCGGTGTGCCAGGTCTCTCCTATGGGAAACCAGTTCCAAGGAATGCGCGTAAAGCCTCGCATGACCTGATCGACGAGATGGATTATCTGTTTGACGATAGTGATCCTGGACCCTGGTAG
- a CDS encoding signal peptide containing protein (encoded by transcript BEWA_048420A), with protein MDVFLRLSILLTILSTRAILATPVNEYSTIETPSNVEEEQHVNEKTPIYLNLSRGIPSKIRVEGVARIFGANHYMVRPEYYETHRIGEVKDGVEVLFDDNARILERVVYFCREDDGTNIARAIDFCTMDDGSIVTETSELVKKPGSINYVPLVRYPIDIDVLTQKNTSTVRVQGDLRSQATFKLLDRMTNHAYIGIVKCGGQIVHKALSNDIFVRDITFNSLGKEPTILVKTYMKDGVCIHSKYQFSYDKMRFRLVHEDTRDYT; from the coding sequence ATGGATGTATTCCTGAGACTGTCCATTCTGCTCACTATATTGTCCACCAGGGCCATTCTTGCTACCCCCGTGAATGAATATTCCACCATAGAAACTCCATCAAACGTTGAAGAGGAACAACATGTAAACGAAAAGACTCCAATATACCTCAACCTTTCCAGGGGAATTCCGAGCAAAATCAGGGTGGAAGGAGTTGCAAGGATTTTTGGTGCCAATCACTACATGGTTAGGCCAGAATATTATGAGACCCACAGAATTGGTGaggtaaaggatggagttGAAGTCCTCTTTGACGACAACGCTCGGATTTTGGAGAGAGTAGTTTACTTTTGCAGAGAAGACGATGGAACTAACATTGCCCGTGCCATAGATTTTTGTACAATGGATGATGGAAGCATAGTCACAGAAACTAGTGAACTTGTAAAGAAGCCTGGATCTATCAACTATGTGCCATTAGTGAGATACCCTATAGACATTGATGTATTAACCCAAAAGAACACAAGCACAGTACGAGTCCAAGGAGACTTGAGAAGCCAAGCAACATTCAAACTGCTTGATAGAATGACAAATCATGCATACATTGGCATAGTAAAGTGCGGTGGACAGATTGTGCATAAAGCTTTGAGTAATGACATTTTCGTGAGAGATATAACATTTAATTCACTTGGAAAGGAGCCAACTATTTTGGTAAAAACTTATATGAAGGACGGAGTTTGCATACACTCGAAATATCAATTTTCATATGATAAAATGCGGTTTAGACTCGTGCATGAAGACACTAGAGACTACACATAA